In a genomic window of Candidatus Thorarchaeota archaeon:
- a CDS encoding S8 family serine peptidase yields MHGRLLLTLILLTLILPLSSMTVWPAESTSQTTASLCVIDPRLEMSLSEFDESSRKPTSAILQFAAELSPAQIARAERNGICFVRRAGEVVHVGRVYSVRLMDKSALDTAGSLGLVHASSGDKQFFPSLLSSVPATEAPTVWSSLKVSGVPLRGTGSRVAVIDTGAAWLHPAFWRVTTEAVDVIQSGGRFYADLNGNAVTDTGEGPIRHIDVSDYGVINTLNEYLFIDTGDDGQFDYAEGDRWLAGVDSDSNGIITLPGEDVVVLGEPKIAALYDQMTSSVYLRGTNLTSLALSVGDTKGHGTHVASTVAGGQIGYTSMLGMAPDADLIIIRSSLTSAEILDAISFAVSQGADVINMSFSSFIGFLDGTDIEDIAINEAFRTWGVLSTLAAGNLGGTSKHARFSVPQESEESAVLSVSSPPSGSFLNILWNSEDSDEAIRLVSPSDEIVDLGSFASHHGVAFEVNTDDLKAYVFPSTSVRGTNRLVVQVVTGSHLWKSGSWDVVVSNPSGKPVVVDMYAWDTYWSGTNMRFSTKVDNEHTVSSPATADLGIAVGSCDDGGSSISSSSGRGPRIDGVFKPTVAAPGQGITAANTSLSKLWQSLSGTSMASPHVAGLLALLGQALNGSPGWRGLSALFQGAGRNGVHYSPPVSDWGYGAINALGSARLLVPLATHGGISDWAGVDTVHQDPLDPSLPSSLDIRAIRFYPTVSSLSVAVSLTDIADFSGTNELRIDWDTDSNSTTGQSGVDLRLTLTGGVMEVLRWSGSAFEPAPLGSGFWNSSTSVFVWVEKTADMFGNLSVSTRAPGYSPADTTPVLEVEDVWRPLIGVVTVTPLTEAIFVSAEVVDTDSSSQSLSIGWSVVDGAMAVLESGMTTGSRNSSFSVTRRVSTHGQRSVLFNVTDGDDYLYIPPVFLLATSTAVRITDASLDSDTIVVGPFVSTSITGRVVVEGYEWVSSVTVAIRSNNSYWLNFTLTGTEGVYPFKISSAGFAEGQYTVFAVVVTAEGESIVEAFGILTVVRDNTVLFLIGLGVVGVIVIFSVRTRLASKTTSEAIK; encoded by the coding sequence ATGCATGGAAGGCTGCTCCTGACTCTGATACTACTTACTCTCATCCTCCCGCTCAGTTCCATGACAGTCTGGCCGGCTGAATCAACCAGCCAGACCACTGCATCCCTGTGCGTGATTGACCCCCGTCTTGAGATGTCACTGTCCGAGTTCGATGAGAGTTCGCGAAAGCCGACAAGTGCCATTCTGCAGTTCGCTGCGGAGCTCTCTCCTGCTCAGATTGCTCGGGCAGAGCGTAACGGAATCTGTTTTGTCAGGAGGGCGGGCGAAGTGGTCCACGTGGGCAGGGTCTACTCTGTGAGGCTAATGGACAAGTCCGCTTTGGATACAGCCGGGTCGCTTGGTCTCGTGCATGCATCCTCGGGTGACAAGCAGTTCTTTCCTTCACTTCTATCCTCCGTCCCTGCTACTGAAGCTCCAACAGTGTGGTCATCTCTCAAGGTTTCGGGAGTCCCCCTTCGTGGGACTGGCAGTCGAGTGGCTGTCATTGACACAGGTGCAGCGTGGCTTCATCCGGCATTTTGGAGAGTTACGACGGAAGCCGTCGATGTGATTCAGTCAGGTGGGCGGTTCTATGCGGACCTGAATGGGAATGCGGTGACAGACACAGGAGAGGGTCCAATCCGACACATCGATGTGAGTGACTACGGAGTCATCAACACGCTCAACGAGTACCTGTTTATCGATACAGGGGACGATGGCCAGTTCGACTATGCCGAGGGCGATAGATGGCTCGCAGGTGTGGACTCTGACTCGAATGGCATAATCACACTTCCCGGTGAAGACGTGGTTGTCCTCGGCGAGCCGAAGATAGCAGCTCTGTATGATCAAATGACGAGCAGTGTCTACCTTCGTGGCACAAACCTGACTTCGCTCGCTCTCTCAGTTGGCGACACGAAAGGTCATGGTACGCATGTGGCATCCACTGTGGCAGGAGGCCAGATTGGCTACACATCAATGCTGGGTATGGCACCCGACGCGGACCTGATCATCATCCGGAGTTCACTGACTTCCGCTGAGATACTGGATGCCATCAGTTTTGCAGTGTCACAGGGTGCAGATGTGATCAACATGTCCTTCTCGAGCTTCATCGGTTTCCTTGACGGCACAGACATTGAGGACATTGCCATCAATGAGGCCTTTCGAACATGGGGTGTCCTGTCAACACTGGCTGCCGGGAACCTGGGTGGGACTTCGAAGCACGCAAGGTTCTCCGTGCCTCAGGAATCTGAGGAGTCTGCGGTCTTGTCCGTGTCAAGCCCTCCGAGCGGCTCATTCCTGAACATCCTGTGGAATAGCGAGGACTCTGACGAGGCCATCCGACTGGTGTCGCCATCGGATGAGATTGTCGACCTTGGGAGTTTCGCTTCGCATCATGGTGTGGCCTTTGAAGTCAATACTGACGACCTTAAGGCGTACGTGTTTCCAAGCACCAGCGTCCGGGGCACGAACCGACTCGTAGTTCAGGTGGTCACAGGGTCTCATCTTTGGAAGTCTGGATCTTGGGACGTTGTTGTTTCAAACCCGTCGGGAAAGCCCGTAGTGGTCGACATGTATGCATGGGACACCTACTGGTCGGGCACTAACATGAGATTCAGTACAAAAGTAGACAATGAGCACACGGTGAGCTCGCCGGCCACTGCCGATCTGGGCATTGCGGTGGGCTCATGTGACGATGGCGGCTCGTCCATATCTTCCTCCTCTGGTAGGGGTCCGAGGATTGACGGAGTCTTCAAACCCACTGTGGCTGCTCCCGGTCAAGGGATTACGGCCGCAAATACCAGCCTGTCCAAACTGTGGCAAAGTCTAAGCGGTACGAGTATGGCATCCCCTCATGTTGCAGGGCTTCTGGCACTGCTTGGTCAGGCCTTGAACGGCTCTCCCGGCTGGCGGGGGCTTAGTGCTCTCTTCCAAGGTGCAGGACGTAACGGAGTCCACTACTCCCCTCCTGTGTCCGACTGGGGCTACGGTGCCATCAACGCACTGGGATCGGCAAGACTCCTCGTCCCGCTTGCGACTCACGGGGGCATATCTGACTGGGCGGGAGTCGACACAGTACATCAGGACCCGTTGGACCCATCCCTACCAAGCAGTCTCGATATCCGAGCCATCCGCTTCTATCCAACCGTCAGCAGTCTGAGCGTCGCAGTGTCATTGACTGACATCGCGGACTTCTCGGGTACGAATGAGCTGCGTATAGACTGGGACACCGACTCAAACTCAACCACGGGCCAGAGTGGGGTTGACCTTCGTCTGACCCTGACAGGTGGTGTTATGGAAGTGCTACGATGGTCTGGGTCTGCATTCGAACCCGCCCCTCTTGGGTCTGGCTTCTGGAATAGCTCTACAAGTGTCTTCGTCTGGGTCGAGAAGACTGCGGACATGTTCGGTAACCTGTCCGTCAGCACTCGCGCTCCGGGCTACTCGCCTGCGGACACTACGCCTGTCCTCGAGGTGGAGGACGTATGGAGACCTCTCATAGGTGTCGTGACAGTCACTCCATTGACAGAGGCCATCTTTGTCAGTGCGGAGGTGGTTGACACCGACAGCAGCAGTCAGAGTCTGTCCATCGGTTGGTCCGTGGTGGATGGGGCGATGGCAGTCCTTGAGTCAGGGATGACAACTGGTTCTCGTAACAGCAGTTTCAGTGTAACAAGGCGTGTGTCCACTCACGGCCAGAGAAGTGTTCTCTTCAATGTGACCGACGGTGATGACTACCTGTACATCCCGCCGGTGTTTCTTCTTGCGACCTCGACGGCTGTCAGAATAACTGATGCGAGTCTCGACTCTGATACCATCGTGGTTGGTCCGTTTGTCAGCACTTCTATAACTGGTCGTGTGGTGGTCGAGGGGTATGAGTGGGTCAGTTCAGTCACAGTTGCCATTCGTTCCAACAACTCCTATTGGCTCAACTTCACCCTTACAGGGACTGAGGGAGTCTATCCGTTCAAGATTAGCAGCGCTGGGTTCGCTGAAGGTCAATACACAGTCTTTGCAGTGGTCGTCACAGCCGAGGGCGAGAGCATAGTGGAGGCGTTCGGTATTCTGACTGTTGTCCGCGACAACACGGTGCTCTTCTTGATTGGACTGGGCGTGGTCGGAGTCATAGTTATATTCTCGGTCCGCACCCGTCTGGCTTCCAAGACCACTTCGGAGGCTATCAAGTGA
- a CDS encoding FAD-dependent oxidoreductase, producing MRVLVVGYGPGGVSAASAARTFAPDAEVVVITAESTPAHRRPGASLGLEFPYTRDLDIRDWSFEGLRKRRIEVWRESLVVDGDLDAKTVEVIHRGTKRTERYDRLILAMGGTPVVPSIPGTDLEGVYTMQNLSDASRAGRHLAGCKSVFIVGAGFSALEVAERLRSMKKKVHLMVRSRLMRRQLEPEMSEELLSRLPDDIDVHMGREPTRINGSVRVESLEAGGETCPAESVLLMTGVRPNTNLAKRLGLAIGGLGGISVNSRMETSHPDVYAVGDCVEMIDAVTGKPSLMPVGSVAARAGRQAGVLAVGGNRIYPDTSLRFQYDRLFGCDICCVGLSTDFASMMGMETRVQFLEDSSEYSKIALVTDSQERLVGGQVLSARMGARLGFQILQRVEAHMVLAENPILRSRHEQMHALLERTLGPIR from the coding sequence GTGAGAGTTCTCGTTGTTGGATACGGCCCCGGCGGTGTCTCAGCTGCATCTGCGGCGCGGACCTTCGCACCCGATGCTGAAGTGGTGGTCATCACAGCAGAGAGCACCCCGGCTCACAGACGACCTGGTGCGTCTCTGGGGCTTGAGTTTCCCTACACACGCGACCTGGACATCCGCGACTGGTCCTTCGAAGGTCTCCGCAAGAGAAGAATCGAGGTCTGGCGTGAGAGTCTAGTTGTCGATGGTGACCTCGATGCAAAGACCGTCGAGGTGATTCACCGAGGGACCAAACGAACTGAGAGATATGACCGACTCATCCTCGCGATGGGCGGAACGCCCGTTGTGCCAAGCATTCCGGGCACTGATCTTGAGGGCGTCTATACGATGCAGAACCTGTCGGATGCTTCAAGGGCAGGAAGACACTTGGCGGGCTGCAAGAGTGTCTTCATAGTGGGTGCCGGATTCAGTGCTCTTGAGGTTGCAGAGCGACTCAGGTCCATGAAGAAGAAGGTGCACCTCATGGTTCGCTCGCGGCTCATGCGACGACAGCTCGAACCTGAGATGAGCGAGGAACTCCTCTCACGTCTGCCTGATGATATTGATGTGCATATGGGTCGCGAGCCGACTAGAATCAATGGTTCTGTGCGTGTGGAGAGTCTGGAAGCCGGAGGCGAGACATGTCCGGCAGAGTCCGTCCTGTTGATGACCGGAGTGCGTCCCAACACGAATCTAGCGAAGAGGCTTGGTCTGGCGATTGGAGGACTTGGTGGCATCTCTGTAAACAGCAGAATGGAGACGTCTCATCCCGACGTGTATGCGGTCGGAGACTGTGTGGAGATGATTGATGCTGTCACAGGGAAGCCCTCCCTGATGCCGGTTGGCAGTGTTGCTGCTCGTGCAGGTCGCCAAGCGGGTGTTCTGGCAGTGGGCGGCAATCGCATCTACCCGGACACATCGCTTCGATTCCAATATGACCGGCTATTCGGGTGCGACATCTGCTGTGTGGGCCTCTCCACTGACTTTGCCTCTATGATGGGAATGGAGACTCGGGTCCAATTCCTCGAGGACAGCTCGGAGTACTCCAAGATTGCACTGGTGACAGACTCTCAGGAGCGGCTTGTGGGTGGACAGGTCCTCTCCGCTAGGATGGGTGCGCGACTCGGCTTCCAGATACTTCAACGCGTTGAGGCGCACATGGTGCTTGCCGAAAACCCCATCCTCAGGTCACGTCATGAACAGATGCACGCCCTGTTGGAACGCACCTTGGGTCCTATTCGATAG
- a CDS encoding S8 family serine peptidase, protein MTRHRIATQRIYLLLVVSLLVLPICVPPVSLLHSTGTTAESVISSELAALIADSSERIPVILQFAPGTDQDTMRHAVERSGVDDIEIRHVFQIIPVVSLYADAQSVRALTTINGVVRVDRDVKRSVAPVIGSPDELLINGHPGYVHPDAILGVEAMWAQGYNGSGVTVAVVDSGAYGDHPDLSGRLVGFKDFVRKNRDDMDPSDGVNAYDDNGHGTACTWLVVGSGSGLGGVYTGMAPGAKVLVIKVLDSSGSADDSVVAQGIEFAVSQGVDVISLSLGGDWVDSSYTDPSIQTAKAAVDAGVSVVVAAGNSGPAAETINAPGILEEAITAGASEGSTGVASFSSRGPVTRTQTAPLGIYAKPDLLAPGYQVVSGRWDMANTYEFPTYNESQYGSLYTRWSGTSAATPLVAGLIALLLDKNSTLSPLDLKASLMAGATPLDSDYMAQGFGIANVSRTDEALMSTHGRITIAAPTVYPTLPWGQSVFIVGDSRPEQKVTIISTVHRGTATINMTGNASAYVTSSVSQLTVQKGYSHFDINLSIPEELPLTAVGRYLGQLRVVAGNDTLCSINLRFVITTFGGRLLVDMTHHSYDDVDEASYYKYFDDSLREHGIVMSDFGYPSSSKLISTETLAMADVFMVMDTETEYYQSEIDALHQFVDDGGTLLIFSEFYDNIAQQASFGIEYYNRILAPYGIQCQEYGIGGTVGDEFGVTYGTDYGGSVVAHPLTQGVNNLYVFAGSTLSVNESVPGTKGLFWIDSSAQRALVAVAQSGLGRVVVISDGSMVYDSTVFDSVLAGADNLMLLRNLAAYMKSDSPKIFNVSITRGGSGELARVTAYVFDNDLAQVEVSVRAPNGTVIKGTTTESLGYKFSGEYILPVSGFYEVTVTASDDAGHNRTYKKTVLVTAVPVDPELTAMVTLALLTVVAVGLGYVVLLKFGSRAKGSTRRRTPEAEWEVPVYDGTPPSIE, encoded by the coding sequence ATGACGCGTCACCGCATTGCTACTCAACGAATCTACCTGCTTCTTGTGGTGTCATTGCTAGTGCTGCCAATCTGTGTGCCTCCAGTCTCGTTGCTGCACAGCACAGGAACAACCGCCGAGTCCGTCATATCGAGCGAACTTGCAGCATTGATTGCAGACAGCAGTGAGCGAATACCCGTGATTCTACAGTTCGCACCGGGCACCGACCAAGACACAATGCGACACGCAGTTGAGCGCTCCGGTGTCGATGACATTGAGATAAGACATGTGTTCCAAATCATCCCGGTCGTGTCCCTCTACGCAGATGCGCAGTCGGTACGCGCCCTGACAACCATCAATGGAGTTGTCCGCGTGGACCGCGACGTCAAGAGGTCCGTCGCTCCAGTGATTGGGAGTCCTGATGAACTCCTCATCAATGGACACCCCGGATATGTCCATCCAGATGCGATCCTTGGAGTCGAGGCCATGTGGGCACAGGGTTACAACGGCTCTGGCGTGACGGTTGCAGTGGTTGACAGCGGCGCATACGGCGATCACCCAGATCTAAGTGGGAGGCTTGTAGGTTTCAAGGACTTTGTCAGGAAGAACAGAGACGACATGGACCCTAGTGATGGAGTCAATGCCTACGATGACAATGGTCATGGGACTGCCTGTACATGGCTTGTGGTCGGGTCGGGTAGCGGTCTTGGAGGAGTCTACACGGGCATGGCACCGGGCGCTAAGGTCTTGGTCATCAAGGTGCTCGACTCTTCAGGTTCCGCGGACGACTCGGTTGTCGCTCAAGGTATCGAATTCGCAGTGTCGCAGGGTGTAGATGTCATCAGTCTGAGCTTGGGAGGCGATTGGGTCGATTCCAGTTACACCGATCCTTCCATTCAGACCGCAAAGGCAGCTGTGGATGCAGGAGTGAGCGTCGTTGTAGCGGCTGGCAACAGCGGACCCGCAGCAGAAACAATCAACGCCCCGGGCATCCTAGAAGAGGCCATAACAGCGGGTGCATCTGAAGGTTCCACAGGGGTCGCATCGTTCAGCAGTCGAGGACCAGTCACAAGAACCCAGACTGCGCCACTGGGAATCTACGCCAAGCCAGACCTGCTGGCCCCCGGCTATCAGGTGGTCTCAGGAAGATGGGACATGGCAAACACGTACGAGTTTCCAACCTACAACGAGTCGCAATATGGTTCCCTTTACACGAGGTGGTCCGGCACCTCAGCGGCCACCCCGCTGGTAGCAGGCCTGATAGCCCTCCTGCTTGATAAGAACAGTACACTTAGCCCCCTTGATCTGAAGGCCAGTCTCATGGCCGGAGCCACTCCGCTGGACTCAGACTATATGGCTCAGGGTTTCGGAATAGCCAATGTCTCAAGAACGGATGAGGCTTTGATGAGCACACATGGTAGGATAACCATTGCTGCACCGACCGTCTACCCAACCCTCCCATGGGGCCAGAGTGTGTTCATAGTTGGAGACAGCAGACCGGAACAGAAGGTCACCATCATCTCAACAGTGCACAGGGGTACAGCCACAATCAACATGACCGGAAATGCCAGCGCGTACGTGACCTCATCTGTTTCCCAGTTGACTGTTCAGAAGGGATACAGCCACTTCGACATCAATCTGAGTATCCCCGAAGAATTGCCACTTACCGCAGTCGGCAGATACTTGGGTCAACTGCGTGTTGTGGCAGGCAACGACACCCTTTGCAGCATCAACCTCCGCTTTGTGATCACGACCTTTGGAGGAAGACTGTTGGTCGACATGACCCACCATAGCTACGACGACGTGGATGAGGCATCCTACTACAAGTACTTTGATGACTCGCTCCGTGAGCATGGCATCGTGATGAGCGACTTCGGGTACCCCTCGTCCTCAAAGCTGATATCGACGGAAACATTGGCTATGGCAGATGTGTTCATGGTAATGGACACTGAGACCGAGTACTATCAGTCCGAGATAGACGCATTGCACCAGTTCGTAGATGATGGCGGTACCCTACTGATTTTCTCCGAGTTCTACGACAACATCGCCCAGCAGGCCAGCTTCGGAATTGAGTACTACAACAGAATACTTGCACCTTATGGCATTCAGTGTCAGGAGTACGGTATTGGCGGCACTGTGGGTGACGAGTTCGGAGTGACCTACGGCACCGACTATGGCGGCTCTGTAGTTGCCCATCCATTGACGCAGGGAGTCAACAACCTGTACGTCTTCGCGGGTAGTACTCTGTCTGTGAACGAGTCGGTCCCCGGAACGAAAGGCCTCTTCTGGATTGACTCTTCGGCACAGAGAGCACTGGTCGCCGTAGCACAGTCAGGGCTTGGAAGAGTGGTTGTCATATCGGACGGCTCGATGGTGTATGATAGCACGGTCTTCGACTCAGTCCTCGCAGGCGCGGACAATCTGATGCTTCTGAGGAATCTTGCTGCCTACATGAAGTCCGACTCCCCGAAGATATTCAACGTGAGCATCACTAGGGGCGGATCCGGAGAACTTGCCCGAGTCACTGCCTATGTCTTCGACAATGACCTAGCACAAGTCGAGGTCTCAGTGCGAGCTCCCAATGGGACCGTCATCAAGGGCACAACGACAGAGTCACTTGGATACAAGTTCTCAGGAGAGTACATACTGCCTGTCAGCGGCTTCTACGAGGTCACGGTCACTGCCTCAGACGATGCCGGACACAACAGGACGTACAAGAAGACAGTCCTCGTCACTGCCGTTCCCGTAGACCCGGAGCTGACTGCTATGGTGACCTTAGCGCTGCTAACAGTTGTTGCTGTAGGCCTTGGGTATGTGGTGCTACTGAAGTTCGGCTCGCGAGCAAAGGGCAGCACAAGAAGACGCACACCCGAGGCGGAATGGGAAGTACCCGTCTATGACGGGACGCCACCGTCTATCGAATAG